A section of the Desulfovibrio desulfuricans genome encodes:
- the ppk1 gene encoding polyphosphate kinase 1 — MKPSAVMNNRELSWLSFNERILQEARDHSTPLMQRLRFLGIFSSNQDEFIKVRVASLVRLTRSKSKIKPLLMGGLTPDEALQRVNDKAATAQTAFRETYEEVLDAMEHEGIRVRDETELSEGQDAFCRGYFGNVVYPQLVPLILNKSARLPFLQDSQIYHAVKMESDAAPGKCRYAVLRIPVNAACPRFVEMPSSPGCHDIIFVDDIIRLCLNNIFFMFNYDRISAYTFKVMRDAELSLDDDVSKSLIEKMEEGLEHRLRGRPVRLIYDSAMPEDLLFLLASKLNLKKSELDPGARYHMMRSLMNFPRVRPDLENAVMPALTHPDIKPFSSILKVVRNKDILLHFPYHTFNHVVEFLCEAAIDPKVTDISITLYRTADHSRIINALINAAQNGKRVTACVELMARFDEERNVKSIDMLHQGGVRVIHGLKDLKVHSKVILVERVEGSKKTGYVYIGTGNFNEDTARLYSDMGLLTANPGFAEDARTIFNFLNASHKPVSCRELVAAPQCMRAFFTNAIEREIRNAKAGKKAYIHVKLNSLTDESMIRLLYRASKAGVEIRLIVRSACCLKPQVQDLSENIRAISIVDKFLEHARIALFCNNGSELAYISSADWMPRNLDRRLEVAAPVHCPALRQNLRDIFDIQWADNVKARILDGTGVNKYSKGESVAPCRSQTVLHEYYSRMAARPAADAPAAQPPTSRGKKERTPAAKSRRPARKPPSAVQGDMADALTET; from the coding sequence ATGAAGCCTTCGGCTGTTATGAACAACAGGGAACTGAGCTGGCTCAGCTTTAACGAACGAATATTGCAGGAAGCCCGCGACCACTCCACGCCGCTTATGCAGCGGCTGCGCTTTCTGGGTATTTTTTCCAGCAATCAGGACGAATTCATCAAGGTTCGCGTGGCTTCCCTTGTGCGACTTACCCGCTCCAAAAGCAAAATAAAGCCGCTGCTCATGGGCGGCTTGACCCCGGATGAAGCCTTGCAGCGCGTTAACGACAAGGCCGCCACCGCGCAAACGGCCTTTCGCGAAACCTACGAGGAAGTGCTGGACGCAATGGAGCACGAGGGCATACGCGTGCGAGACGAAACCGAACTCAGCGAAGGCCAGGATGCCTTTTGCCGGGGATATTTCGGCAATGTGGTCTATCCACAGCTGGTGCCGCTTATTCTGAACAAATCCGCCCGGCTGCCCTTTCTGCAAGACAGCCAGATATACCATGCTGTCAAGATGGAATCAGACGCGGCCCCCGGCAAATGCCGCTATGCGGTGCTGCGCATCCCCGTCAACGCGGCCTGCCCGCGCTTTGTGGAAATGCCCTCGTCACCCGGCTGCCACGACATCATCTTTGTGGACGACATCATCAGGCTGTGCCTGAACAATATTTTCTTCATGTTCAACTACGACCGCATTTCCGCATACACCTTCAAGGTAATGCGCGATGCGGAGCTGAGCCTTGACGACGACGTGTCCAAAAGCCTCATTGAAAAAATGGAAGAAGGGCTGGAGCACCGCCTGCGGGGCCGCCCCGTGCGCCTTATCTACGACAGCGCCATGCCCGAAGACCTGCTCTTTCTGCTGGCCTCAAAGCTCAACCTCAAAAAGAGCGAGCTTGACCCTGGCGCGCGCTACCATATGATGCGCAGCCTCATGAACTTTCCGCGCGTGCGGCCCGATCTGGAAAACGCCGTCATGCCCGCCCTCACCCATCCGGATATCAAACCATTTTCCAGCATTCTCAAGGTGGTGCGCAACAAGGATATTCTGCTGCACTTTCCCTACCACACATTCAATCATGTGGTGGAATTTCTGTGCGAGGCGGCCATTGACCCCAAGGTGACAGATATTTCCATCACCCTGTACCGCACGGCAGACCATTCGCGTATCATCAATGCCCTTATAAATGCGGCGCAGAACGGCAAAAGGGTTACGGCCTGCGTAGAGCTCATGGCCCGCTTTGATGAAGAGCGCAATGTCAAAAGCATCGACATGCTGCATCAGGGCGGAGTGCGCGTTATCCACGGCCTCAAGGACCTCAAGGTGCACAGCAAGGTCATTCTTGTTGAGCGCGTCGAGGGCAGCAAAAAAACAGGCTATGTCTACATCGGCACCGGCAACTTCAACGAAGATACGGCGCGGCTGTACAGCGACATGGGGCTGCTGACAGCCAATCCCGGATTTGCGGAAGACGCCCGCACCATCTTCAATTTTCTCAATGCCTCGCACAAGCCGGTTTCGTGCCGGGAGCTGGTGGCGGCCCCCCAGTGCATGCGCGCCTTTTTCACCAACGCCATCGAACGCGAAATACGCAATGCCAAAGCCGGAAAAAAGGCGTACATCCACGTAAAACTCAACAGTCTTACCGATGAATCCATGATCCGGCTGCTTTACCGCGCCAGCAAGGCCGGGGTGGAAATACGCCTTATTGTGCGCAGCGCCTGCTGCCTCAAGCCGCAGGTTCAGGATCTGAGCGAAAATATCCGGGCCATCAGCATTGTGGACAAATTTCTCGAGCATGCGCGCATTGCGCTCTTTTGCAACAACGGCAGTGAACTGGCCTACATTTCAAGCGCCGACTGGATGCCCCGCAATCTTGACCGCAGGCTGGAGGTGGCGGCACCTGTCCACTGCCCGGCCCTGCGCCAGAATCTGCGGGATATTTTTGACATCCAGTGGGCGGACAACGTCAAGGCCCGCATTCTTGACGGCACCGGGGTCAACAAATACAGCAAGGGCGAATCCGTGGCCCCCTGCCGCTCGCAAACGGTGCTGCACGAATATTACAGCCGCATGGCCGCCCGCCCTGCGGCAGATGCGCCTGCTGCCCAGCCCCCAACCAGCCGAGGCAAGAAGGAGCGGACGCCCGCTGCCAAAAGCCGAAGGCCCGCGCGCAAGCCCCCCTCCGCAGTGCAGGGTGATATGGCTGACGCACTGACCGAAACCTAG
- a CDS encoding ABC transporter substrate-binding protein, whose protein sequence is MKRLEHLMQSLQQQEDIPIMGKTDLLLYAPCPVKLVVKERIEAIAAAATPPLTAHIPMGCTSVDPYDPLYMESDANKLPAVIASIGYGDFWRGEFVRRFVNTGIFESVQPRVLNPLYADAGLIDPAGAYTIYGVTPYIFLVDYKKLDGLPAPKNWADLMNPRYRGQIVMCGDGDDMADAVLLNQYKDFGEPGVTGLAANIKSFMHSSRMAKVCGTAASDAGGIFIIPLFFAESTKLPEHVEIVWPEDGAAASPLYLLAKKSEKARLAPVLDFFANGFGGIDSAAWFIPVDGSRPSQLPAGAKLKWVGWDFVESNDVNSLRDILALKFRRLQAGTACVS, encoded by the coding sequence ATGAAAAGGCTTGAACATCTCATGCAGTCATTGCAGCAGCAGGAGGACATCCCCATTATGGGCAAAACCGACCTGCTGCTCTATGCCCCCTGCCCGGTAAAGCTTGTGGTCAAGGAGCGAATCGAGGCCATTGCCGCAGCGGCAACCCCGCCCCTGACGGCGCATATCCCCATGGGCTGCACCTCGGTTGATCCTTACGACCCGCTGTATATGGAATCTGACGCAAACAAGCTGCCCGCCGTTATAGCGTCCATTGGCTATGGCGACTTCTGGCGCGGCGAATTTGTGCGGCGTTTCGTCAACACGGGCATTTTTGAAAGCGTGCAGCCCCGCGTGCTGAACCCTCTGTACGCTGATGCCGGACTGATTGACCCCGCCGGGGCCTATACCATCTACGGCGTGACCCCGTACATTTTTCTGGTAGACTACAAAAAGCTGGACGGCCTGCCCGCGCCGAAAAACTGGGCAGACCTCATGAATCCCCGTTATCGCGGGCAGATTGTCATGTGTGGCGATGGCGACGACATGGCTGATGCCGTGCTCCTCAACCAGTACAAGGATTTTGGCGAACCGGGCGTTACCGGTCTTGCCGCCAACATCAAAAGTTTCATGCACTCCTCGCGCATGGCAAAGGTCTGCGGCACCGCCGCGTCCGATGCCGGGGGCATCTTTATCATCCCCCTGTTTTTTGCCGAGAGCACCAAGCTTCCGGAACACGTGGAAATTGTCTGGCCTGAGGACGGCGCAGCCGCAAGCCCCCTCTACCTGCTGGCAAAAAAATCGGAAAAGGCGCGTCTGGCCCCGGTGCTGGACTTCTTTGCCAATGGCTTTGGCGGCATAGACAGCGCCGCATGGTTCATCCCTGTGGACGGTTCGCGCCCCTCGCAGTTGCCCGCAGGGGCAAAACTCAAATGGGTGGGCTGGGATTTTGTGGAAAGCAACGACGTGAACAGCCTGCGCGATATTCTGGCCTTGAAGTTCCGGCGGTTGCAGGCGGGCACGGCATGCGTCTCATAA
- a CDS encoding methyl-accepting chemotaxis protein — translation MTIRLRVILGFLFTIIVMAAGTLPFMIMTMRNNAEESYTSNSSTQLRLMNNYVETFISGAERDVALLAQEPYIAEAVGLFPNFSNNKEADVFLRADLSVDAFKTVQPLVRLDEGSEDYVEAYAGYTDGSYATSADNTKVPAGYNTSKRPWYTQRAASSQKVGLADSYLSITGELVVAITHKMFSRRGDFTGVLGIDVSLNGLSQRFAELNFGKTGYFMLLENTGRILCDPRNKDLTGKIIGKDIQDPGLVKLFGTKDGMLQTVVNGHEVRANVLTTPHGWKILMLQSEEEILASTNTAVRASVIITLSVALIMLLIAWAIARSINRPLSLIVKEADKVATGDLNVNLDARQFYGELAELHAALLNMVGNLQEMITTSRQKSEEAEQQTALAKAATEQAEAARKEAENARREGMLSAAMQLEEVVKVISSASNELEAHIGQANHLSSESALRLGDAATAMNQMNATVREVASNASSASDMSDQTRANAENGEKIVQQALQSIDRVHSVSMALKDDMGTLNEHAQAISRIMNVISDIADQTNLLALNAAIEAARAGEAGRGFAVVADEVRKLAEKTMASTNDVGNAIAAIQQSTSKSVQSMDNALEQVQTATTFANKSGEALREIVNNALSTADQVRAIATASEEQSASSDEINKSILEVNERSEQTAHAMNAASGSVADLATQANTLSQLVADMKRG, via the coding sequence ATGACTATCAGACTGCGCGTTATTCTTGGATTCCTTTTTACAATTATTGTGATGGCAGCAGGCACCCTGCCCTTTATGATCATGACCATGCGCAACAATGCCGAGGAAAGCTATACTTCCAATTCCTCAACCCAGTTGCGCCTCATGAACAACTATGTGGAAACATTCATCAGCGGGGCGGAACGCGATGTCGCCCTTCTGGCGCAGGAACCTTACATTGCTGAAGCTGTGGGTCTTTTCCCCAACTTCTCCAACAATAAAGAAGCGGACGTTTTTCTTCGGGCCGATCTTTCGGTAGATGCCTTCAAAACCGTTCAGCCGCTGGTGCGGCTTGACGAAGGCTCCGAAGATTACGTGGAAGCCTACGCAGGCTACACTGACGGCAGCTACGCGACCTCTGCCGACAATACCAAGGTACCTGCTGGTTACAATACCAGCAAGCGGCCCTGGTACACGCAGCGCGCGGCTTCGTCGCAAAAGGTCGGCCTGGCCGACAGCTACCTTTCCATCACTGGTGAGCTGGTGGTGGCCATCACGCACAAAATGTTTTCGCGGCGGGGCGACTTTACGGGCGTTCTGGGCATCGACGTTTCGCTCAACGGCCTGTCGCAGCGCTTTGCCGAACTCAATTTCGGCAAGACCGGCTACTTCATGCTGCTCGAAAACACGGGGCGCATCCTCTGCGACCCGCGCAACAAGGATCTGACGGGCAAGATCATTGGCAAGGACATACAGGATCCCGGCCTTGTAAAGCTGTTTGGCACCAAGGACGGCATGCTGCAAACCGTTGTGAACGGACATGAAGTACGCGCCAATGTGCTCACCACGCCGCATGGCTGGAAGATCCTCATGCTCCAGTCTGAAGAAGAAATTCTTGCGTCCACCAACACCGCCGTGCGTGCCAGCGTAATCATTACCCTCAGCGTTGCCCTGATCATGCTGCTGATCGCCTGGGCCATAGCGCGCTCCATCAATCGGCCCTTGAGCCTTATTGTTAAAGAGGCCGACAAGGTCGCCACCGGCGATCTCAACGTGAATCTTGACGCCCGGCAGTTCTACGGCGAGCTGGCCGAGCTGCACGCTGCCCTGCTGAACATGGTTGGCAACCTGCAGGAAATGATCACCACTTCCCGCCAGAAGAGCGAGGAGGCCGAGCAGCAGACAGCCCTGGCAAAAGCCGCCACAGAGCAGGCAGAGGCCGCGCGCAAAGAGGCGGAAAACGCCCGCCGCGAGGGCATGCTCTCTGCCGCCATGCAACTGGAAGAAGTGGTGAAGGTCATATCCTCCGCGTCCAACGAGCTTGAAGCCCACATAGGCCAGGCCAACCACCTTTCGAGCGAGTCTGCACTGCGCCTCGGCGATGCTGCCACAGCCATGAACCAGATGAACGCCACGGTGCGCGAGGTGGCGAGCAATGCCTCGTCCGCTTCCGACATGTCTGACCAGACCAGAGCCAATGCCGAAAACGGCGAAAAAATCGTGCAGCAGGCCCTGCAAAGCATTGACCGCGTACACTCGGTTTCCATGGCGCTCAAGGATGACATGGGTACGCTCAACGAGCATGCCCAGGCCATCAGCCGCATCATGAACGTTATTTCAGACATAGCCGACCAGACCAACCTGCTGGCCCTCAACGCCGCCATTGAAGCGGCCCGCGCTGGCGAGGCCGGACGCGGCTTTGCCGTGGTGGCCGATGAGGTGCGCAAACTGGCGGAAAAGACCATGGCTTCCACCAACGATGTGGGCAACGCCATTGCGGCCATCCAGCAAAGCACATCCAAGAGCGTGCAAAGCATGGACAACGCCCTTGAGCAGGTGCAAACCGCCACAACGTTTGCCAACAAGTCGGGTGAAGCCCTGCGCGAAATCGTCAACAACGCGCTTTCCACTGCCGATCAGGTGCGCGCCATCGCAACTGCCAGCGAGGAACAGTCCGCAAGCAGCGACGAGATCAACAAGTCCATTCTTGAGGTCAATGAACGCTCCGAGCAGACGGCCCACGCCATGAACGCCGCTTCCGGCTCTGTGGCGGATCTGGCAACCCAGGCCAACACGCTGAGTCAGCTGGTGGCCGACATGAAGCGCGGCTAA
- a CDS encoding Nramp family divalent metal transporter gives MSATSFWSKCNVSGITHKGEEFLKFVGPGLLVTVGFIDPGNWAANLAAGAEYGYSLLWMVSLSTFMLIVLQHNAAHLGIVTGKCMAEAITEYFPCTIGRLVLFSAFGASVMTSMAEILGGAIALRMLFSIPLPIGATLTALLAGGLLLLNTYNKVEKWIIGFVSLIGIAFLYELWLVPSGWVPKAAVGWVMPAFPEGSMLVIMSVLGAVVMPHNLFLHSEIIQSRQWNLEGDAFIKKRLDYEFFDTLFAMLVGWAINSAMIILAAAVFWTAGEHVTELEQARDLLKPLLGDSASVIFAVALLFAGVASSVTSGMAGGIMTSGMAGEPYNTKDKHSVMGIVGSLGCGLVLIWLTSDPFKGLLLSQMALSVQLPITMISLVALTSSPKVMGKYANGKGTKLLLYTLTGIVTALNIMLLFSALD, from the coding sequence ATGAGTGCAACAAGCTTTTGGAGCAAGTGCAATGTGTCGGGCATTACCCATAAGGGCGAAGAATTCCTCAAATTTGTGGGGCCTGGCCTGCTGGTGACAGTGGGTTTTATCGACCCCGGCAACTGGGCCGCCAATCTGGCCGCCGGGGCGGAGTACGGTTATTCCCTGCTGTGGATGGTGAGCCTTTCCACCTTTATGCTCATTGTATTGCAGCACAATGCGGCGCATCTGGGTATTGTGACGGGCAAGTGCATGGCCGAGGCCATAACGGAGTATTTTCCCTGCACCATTGGCCGACTCGTGCTGTTTAGCGCCTTTGGCGCTTCGGTCATGACCAGCATGGCTGAAATCCTCGGCGGGGCCATTGCCCTGCGCATGCTCTTTTCCATTCCCCTGCCCATTGGCGCAACCCTTACGGCCCTTCTGGCTGGCGGGCTTTTGCTGCTCAATACGTATAACAAGGTTGAAAAGTGGATCATCGGCTTTGTGTCGCTGATCGGCATCGCCTTTTTGTACGAACTGTGGCTGGTGCCTTCCGGGTGGGTTCCCAAGGCTGCGGTGGGCTGGGTGATGCCAGCCTTTCCCGAAGGTTCCATGCTGGTGATCATGAGCGTACTTGGCGCGGTGGTCATGCCGCACAATCTTTTTTTGCATTCCGAAATTATTCAGAGCCGTCAGTGGAATCTTGAGGGTGATGCCTTTATCAAAAAAAGGCTCGACTATGAATTTTTTGACACGCTCTTTGCCATGCTGGTGGGTTGGGCCATCAATAGCGCCATGATTATTCTGGCTGCTGCGGTGTTCTGGACAGCGGGGGAGCATGTGACGGAGCTTGAACAGGCCCGCGACCTGCTCAAACCCCTACTGGGCGACAGCGCCTCCGTGATTTTTGCCGTGGCCCTGCTGTTTGCCGGGGTGGCCTCGTCCGTCACATCGGGCATGGCGGGCGGCATCATGACATCTGGCATGGCGGGCGAACCCTACAATACCAAGGACAAGCACAGCGTCATGGGCATTGTTGGCTCGCTGGGCTGCGGCCTTGTGCTCATCTGGCTGACCAGCGACCCCTTCAAGGGCTTGCTGCTCTCGCAGATGGCTCTTTCGGTACAGTTGCCCATCACCATGATTTCGCTGGTGGCGCTGACATCGTCCCCCAAGGTCATGGGCAAATACGCCAACGGCAAGGGCACAAAGCTGCTGCTCTACACGCTCACAGGCATCGTGACAGCGCTGAACATCATGCTGCTCTTCAGCGCGCTGGATTAG
- a CDS encoding Ppx/GppA phosphatase family protein — protein sequence MKPSMLAAIDVGSNAIRFLISNVEELSPDKPVKKNAYLRIPIRLGTDVFLYGAISEQKQAAFVDAMIGVAHIMRAYGVDHYRICATSAMRDAANGQDIMNLVREKTGLRIDIISGLEEAQILFNANALTRYTDVDSALYVDVGGGSTEVVALRDGKLQEAFSFQLGTVRILANAVNPAERERFATEMRRLGETYAPECVIASGGNINKVSKLLEKRDGKPVGAPELRALYKDLLALPLEGRMEKYGLNAYRADVIVPALDIFLGVVDMSGAKQLVIPKIGLVDGIIRHMWLNADSLEDRACPGAI from the coding sequence GTGAAACCCAGCATGCTTGCCGCCATTGACGTGGGCTCCAATGCCATACGCTTTCTCATCAGCAATGTTGAAGAGCTGAGCCCCGACAAGCCAGTCAAAAAAAATGCCTACCTTCGCATTCCCATTCGCCTTGGGACGGATGTTTTCCTTTACGGGGCCATCTCTGAACAAAAGCAGGCCGCCTTTGTGGACGCCATGATCGGCGTTGCCCATATCATGCGGGCCTACGGGGTTGACCACTACCGCATCTGCGCCACCAGCGCCATGCGCGATGCCGCCAACGGTCAGGACATCATGAATCTGGTACGCGAAAAAACAGGCCTGCGCATTGATATCATCAGCGGGCTGGAAGAAGCGCAGATTCTCTTTAACGCCAACGCCCTCACCAGATATACCGATGTGGACAGCGCTCTGTATGTGGATGTGGGCGGCGGCAGCACAGAGGTGGTCGCCCTGCGCGATGGCAAGCTGCAAGAGGCTTTTTCCTTTCAGCTCGGCACGGTGCGCATTCTCGCCAATGCGGTGAACCCGGCGGAACGAGAACGCTTTGCCACAGAAATGCGCAGACTGGGCGAAACCTATGCGCCGGAATGCGTCATTGCCTCTGGCGGCAACATCAACAAGGTTTCAAAACTGCTCGAAAAGCGGGACGGCAAGCCCGTTGGCGCGCCGGAACTGCGCGCCCTGTACAAGGATCTGCTGGCCCTGCCGCTGGAAGGCCGCATGGAAAAATACGGACTCAACGCCTACCGCGCGGACGTTATTGTTCCGGCACTGGATATATTCCTCGGCGTAGTCGACATGTCGGGCGCAAAGCAGCTTGTCATACCCAAGATAGGCCTTGTGGACGGCATCATCCGCCATATGTGGCTCAATGCGGACAGCCTTGAAGACCGGGCCTGCCCCGGAGCGATTTAG
- a CDS encoding GTP-binding protein, protein MRLITVAGPPACGKTSLVVRAGAALKARGATCAVIKFDCLQTRDDELYAAADIPVSVALSGGLCPDHFFATNLEEAFAWAAETGADICIIETAGLCNRCSPHLRGALALCVIDNLMGIDAPEKIGPMLRLADVVAVTKGDLVSQAEREVYRYRIRQMNQRAVIRHVNGLTGQGCAELAAIMAIAPDIASVTDMRLRFAMPAAICSYCLSEMRIGARYQKGNVKKAEFGEGHGA, encoded by the coding sequence ATGCGTCTCATAACCGTGGCGGGGCCGCCCGCGTGCGGCAAGACCTCGCTTGTGGTCAGGGCTGGCGCGGCCCTGAAGGCGCGGGGCGCAACCTGCGCCGTCATCAAGTTTGACTGCCTGCAAACCCGCGACGACGAACTCTACGCGGCGGCGGATATTCCCGTTTCCGTCGCGCTTTCCGGCGGGCTCTGCCCCGATCACTTTTTTGCCACCAATCTGGAAGAAGCCTTTGCCTGGGCCGCAGAAACCGGGGCCGACATCTGCATTATCGAAACAGCAGGCCTGTGCAACCGTTGCTCGCCGCATCTGCGCGGGGCTTTGGCCCTGTGCGTCATCGACAACCTCATGGGCATCGACGCGCCGGAAAAAATCGGCCCCATGCTGCGGCTGGCCGATGTGGTGGCCGTGACCAAGGGCGATCTTGTTTCGCAGGCAGAGCGCGAGGTTTACCGCTACCGCATCCGGCAGATGAACCAGCGGGCCGTTATCCGTCACGTGAACGGCCTGACAGGTCAGGGCTGCGCGGAGCTTGCCGCCATCATGGCCATTGCGCCGGACATCGCCTCCGTAACCGACATGCGGCTGCGCTTCGCCATGCCCGCAGCCATCTGCTCCTATTGCCTGAGCGAAATGCGCATCGGCGCGCGTTACCAGAAGGGCAACGTCAAAAAGGCGGAATTTGGAGAAGGCCATGGAGCGTGA
- a CDS encoding ATP-binding cassette domain-containing protein: MERENMELALRSLSLTPGRDKAGQPEKTQIHFRPGEITALLGPTGAGKSRFLSDIESLAAGDTPTGRTVLLNGAEPDEDTRFDLQGRLVAQLTQNMNFVLDMGVLDFLRTHALSREVPDPETAAARVFAAANELAGESFDGCTQLTQLSGGQSRALMIADTALLSWSPVLLIDEIENAGVDKRKALDLLLASDKIIVMATHDPVLALAADRRLVFEQGAVAAVLARTPAEDALLARLEDMERHWSDVREALRKGADMSPWII, translated from the coding sequence ATGGAGCGTGAAAATATGGAGCTGGCCCTGCGCAGCCTGAGCCTGACCCCTGGGCGCGACAAGGCAGGCCAGCCGGAAAAAACGCAGATTCACTTCCGCCCCGGTGAAATCACGGCCCTGTTGGGGCCAACGGGCGCTGGCAAGAGCCGCTTTTTGAGCGATATTGAGTCGCTGGCCGCAGGCGATACCCCAACTGGCCGCACCGTGCTGCTCAACGGCGCAGAACCCGATGAAGACACGCGCTTTGATCTGCAGGGGCGGCTGGTGGCCCAGCTGACCCAGAACATGAATTTTGTGCTGGATATGGGCGTACTGGATTTTTTGCGCACCCACGCCCTGAGCCGCGAGGTGCCAGACCCCGAAACCGCTGCGGCCAGGGTTTTTGCCGCCGCCAACGAACTGGCTGGCGAATCCTTTGACGGGTGTACGCAGTTGACCCAGCTTTCCGGCGGGCAGTCGCGAGCCCTGATGATTGCGGATACAGCCCTGCTCAGTTGGTCGCCCGTGCTGCTCATTGACGAAATTGAAAACGCCGGAGTGGACAAGCGCAAGGCCCTTGATCTGCTGCTGGCATCGGACAAGATTATTGTCATGGCAACGCACGATCCCGTGCTGGCTTTGGCGGCAGACAGGCGGCTGGTGTTTGAACAGGGGGCCGTGGCCGCTGTGCTGGCGCGCACCCCGGCGGAAGACGCCCTGCTGGCCCGACTGGAAGATATGGAAAGGCACTGGTCTGACGTGCGCGAGGCCCTGCGCAAAGGGGCGGACATGTCGCCCTGGATTATTTAG